A genome region from Terriglobia bacterium includes the following:
- a CDS encoding M14 family metallopeptidase, producing the protein MMPRTRSLVPAVVLVAVLSITVGAQQQKIYWADEVPKGWNGKWPAKFLTVPEKTNYTRTTSTLDLQEFVDTLKWNSENVYVLNIFTTALRKVAPAIVLANPRSTSPQEAVKSGKPVMFLQGNIHPPEPEGTEALLLVMRDILFGSRKHLLDNQIVIILPIFNMDGTDTFATQDGTPHIVGQRSNAAGLDLNRDAVKLESIEANGLYQNVLNRWDPVLLVDLHLMGRVNHGYANTYATCTVPAAHPAPRAYTWDTLFPAVREAVRRDFGLETFTHCLADNKWPPTVWSHDNAIWSVEAKFIVNDYGLRNRMAIITETPGHPTFERRIYAQYAYVLSLLEFTNAHAKEMQKVCKDADEDTVTRVRAQADSGGLKNWVAGKYESWGKVDILAYRTNDAVFLPGTSVRGTAPGSASGPPEVIHDVEHLAKPVGTKDAPMPRGYLIPAELQDLVAKLRTHNIRLQTLAQSMKATGEEFVVDKMVKPRGSSMTTLEGGFFGPATREFPAGTYFLDMAQPMANAAFYYLEPQSMDGFVGWGLLDNHMRSLGVEQHPVVYPIFKYRKEVK; encoded by the coding sequence ATGATGCCGCGAACCCGATCCCTTGTGCCCGCGGTTGTGCTCGTCGCGGTGTTATCGATAACCGTCGGGGCTCAGCAGCAGAAGATCTACTGGGCCGACGAGGTCCCCAAGGGCTGGAACGGGAAATGGCCCGCAAAATTCCTCACCGTTCCTGAGAAGACCAATTACACCAGGACGACTTCGACCCTGGATCTCCAGGAATTCGTCGACACGCTGAAATGGAACAGCGAGAACGTTTACGTACTTAACATTTTCACGACCGCCCTGCGCAAGGTGGCCCCGGCGATCGTGCTGGCCAATCCGCGCAGTACCTCGCCGCAAGAAGCCGTGAAATCGGGCAAGCCGGTAATGTTTCTGCAGGGGAATATCCATCCTCCCGAACCGGAAGGCACGGAGGCGCTCCTCTTGGTGATGCGCGATATTCTGTTCGGCAGCCGGAAACACCTGCTCGACAACCAGATCGTGATTATCCTGCCGATCTTCAACATGGACGGGACTGATACGTTTGCCACCCAGGACGGCACCCCTCATATCGTCGGGCAGCGATCGAATGCCGCCGGGCTGGATCTCAATCGCGACGCGGTCAAGCTCGAGAGCATCGAGGCGAACGGCTTGTATCAAAACGTACTCAACCGGTGGGACCCGGTGCTCCTCGTCGATCTGCACCTGATGGGGCGTGTGAATCACGGCTACGCCAACACATACGCCACCTGCACAGTGCCTGCCGCCCATCCGGCGCCGCGCGCCTACACTTGGGACACACTCTTCCCTGCCGTGCGTGAAGCGGTCAGGCGGGATTTCGGACTCGAGACCTTCACTCACTGCCTTGCCGACAACAAGTGGCCGCCGACGGTCTGGAGCCATGACAACGCGATCTGGAGCGTCGAGGCGAAGTTCATCGTCAACGATTACGGCCTGCGGAACCGTATGGCGATCATCACCGAAACCCCCGGGCACCCCACATTTGAGCGCCGCATTTACGCTCAGTACGCCTACGTCCTGTCCCTCCTGGAGTTCACTAACGCGCACGCCAAGGAGATGCAGAAGGTCTGCAAAGATGCGGATGAAGACACCGTCACCAGGGTGCGTGCACAGGCTGATTCGGGAGGGCTGAAAAACTGGGTCGCCGGCAAATACGAATCCTGGGGCAAGGTGGACATCCTGGCCTACCGAACGAATGACGCCGTGTTCCTGCCGGGCACGAGCGTGCGGGGCACCGCACCCGGATCTGCCAGCGGCCCGCCTGAAGTCATTCATGACGTGGAGCACCTTGCCAAGCCGGTGGGAACCAAGGATGCCCCGATGCCGCGCGGGTATCTGATTCCGGCCGAACTCCAGGATCTGGTCGCCAAACTCCGCACCCACAACATCAGGCTCCAGACGCTGGCTCAGTCCATGAAAGCAACCGGCGAGGAGTTCGTCGTCGATAAGATGGTCAAACCCCGGGGAAGCAGTATGACGACGCTCGAAGGCGGATTCTTCGGTCCCGCCACCAGGGAGTTCCCGGCCGGAACTTACTTCCTTGATATGGCTCAGCCTATGGCTAACGCGGCGTTTTACTACCTGGAACCGCAGTCCATGGACGGCTTCGTCGGATGGGGTCTCCTCGACAATCACATGCGATCGCTCGGGGTCGAGCAGCATCCCGTCGTCTACCCAATCTTCAAATACCGCAAGGAGGTCAAGTGA
- a CDS encoding TonB-dependent receptor yields MEVSKSKLLLLVIILSIALSGSAWAQAVAGMGGISGVVRDSSGATVPGAQVVVANTSKGIQRTMVTTEAGVFSAPALVPSTGYSLTVNMPGFNKWEAKDFEILVGQTVDFKVTLQPAGTATQVVVTGEAPLVETSKMDVSQVVEKMQIDNLPINGRRADTFVLITPAVTDDGTFGLVSFRGIAGGNSFLTDGNDTTQGYYNENAGRTRITTQISQDAVQEFQVLSNGFSAEFGRAMGGVINTVTRSGTNDVHGTAYWYFRNRTLNAMDRYAPRNLNPPEWRHQAGASIGGPIKTDKLFYFGNFEIVKRNFPAINRIINTSFTDAGGNNITASCTATAAQCATAIAFIKRQMDVLVPRTVDSAMGFLKFDWRPTERNSFSFDMNAMHWKSPHGIQTQAVLTNGNALGGNGNSTVETRYGKASWISVISPTLLNEFRVGFFKDRLSDPGAGDLWPIETGGLSISLNGTAIGAAEAYPRTLPSELRFQFVDNVSWTHGAHSAKFGFDTSTNQDYINQLYRGLGGYSYSSLTNFAKDFSGNTANAKSYSNFQQTFGNPIQNFRTSDIGIYAQDVWRISRRLTMNFGLRYEHTYIPQPWMVNPNYPQTGIIPSPTNNFGPRFGLTYMINDKTLIRAGYGLFWARFHGNGLESLLLGNGTFQPNIYVSTTTPGSPVFPNVFPPGTTGLPSGTVNLQFASPDFHNPYTQQGTVAIERQLSQDLALTVSYIWSRGVGIWTQRDVNLGQPGPTVTYIINDAGGSQVGTYTTPVYISANKADSRYGKILQVENGGQSWYNGMTVQLRKRMSHGLTGSLSYTWSHAIDDADMQGASWNIGWNYNNVTTPGNYMADRGSSSLDQRHRAVINLMWQPTFTQSNSAFARYFVNGWQFSAITTLASAHPTTATVNVSGTQFTGVFLTYTTMNGSGGWNRVPFWPVSSLDVDQYYRADARLTRVLPFNERVKLNLMFEAFNLSNTITNTGVNTQAYTATLGVLRPTANLGVGNQSQGFPDGTNARRCQVSMRLFF; encoded by the coding sequence ATGGAAGTTTCAAAGAGCAAGCTCCTGCTTCTGGTAATTATCTTGAGCATCGCACTGAGCGGCTCCGCATGGGCCCAGGCGGTAGCCGGCATGGGAGGAATCTCGGGGGTGGTGCGCGATTCGAGCGGCGCCACCGTTCCTGGAGCCCAGGTTGTGGTAGCGAACACATCGAAGGGCATCCAGCGAACCATGGTAACCACTGAAGCGGGCGTGTTTTCGGCCCCGGCGTTGGTACCATCCACCGGTTACAGCCTGACGGTCAACATGCCGGGTTTTAACAAGTGGGAGGCCAAGGACTTTGAAATCCTCGTCGGCCAAACGGTCGATTTCAAGGTGACTCTGCAACCGGCGGGTACCGCCACTCAGGTCGTGGTAACCGGCGAAGCCCCGCTGGTGGAAACCTCCAAAATGGATGTATCGCAGGTAGTCGAAAAAATGCAGATCGATAACCTGCCGATCAACGGCCGCCGCGCGGACACCTTCGTGCTGATCACGCCTGCGGTAACCGATGACGGCACCTTCGGCCTGGTGAGTTTCCGCGGCATCGCCGGCGGCAATTCGTTCCTTACCGACGGCAACGACACCACCCAGGGCTACTACAACGAAAACGCCGGCCGTACCCGCATCACGACGCAGATCTCGCAGGATGCGGTGCAGGAATTCCAGGTGCTTTCCAACGGTTTCTCCGCTGAGTTCGGCCGTGCCATGGGTGGGGTCATCAACACCGTCACCCGCAGTGGAACCAACGATGTTCACGGCACTGCCTACTGGTACTTCCGCAATCGCACGCTGAACGCGATGGACCGCTATGCTCCCAGGAACCTTAATCCGCCCGAGTGGCGGCACCAGGCCGGCGCCAGCATCGGCGGTCCGATCAAGACGGACAAGCTCTTCTATTTCGGGAATTTCGAGATCGTCAAGAGGAATTTCCCGGCCATCAACCGCATCATCAACACCTCGTTCACAGATGCCGGTGGCAACAACATCACTGCGTCTTGCACTGCCACTGCGGCGCAGTGCGCTACTGCGATCGCCTTCATCAAGCGGCAGATGGACGTATTGGTTCCGCGAACGGTGGATTCCGCCATGGGATTTCTGAAGTTCGACTGGCGCCCCACCGAGCGCAACTCCTTCAGTTTCGATATGAACGCGATGCACTGGAAGTCGCCGCACGGGATTCAGACGCAGGCGGTGCTCACGAATGGCAACGCCCTCGGCGGCAACGGGAATTCCACCGTGGAGACTCGCTATGGAAAAGCGTCGTGGATCAGCGTTATCAGCCCGACTCTCCTCAATGAATTCCGCGTGGGCTTTTTCAAGGATCGCCTGTCCGATCCCGGTGCCGGGGATCTGTGGCCCATAGAAACAGGGGGCCTCTCCATCTCACTGAACGGTACAGCCATCGGCGCGGCCGAGGCCTACCCGCGCACTCTGCCCAGCGAGCTGCGCTTCCAGTTTGTAGACAACGTCAGCTGGACGCATGGCGCACATTCTGCCAAGTTCGGCTTTGACACCTCCACTAACCAGGACTACATTAACCAGCTTTACCGCGGCCTGGGCGGCTACAGCTACTCGAGTCTGACCAATTTCGCCAAAGATTTCAGTGGCAACACGGCCAACGCGAAGAGTTATTCCAACTTCCAGCAGACATTCGGAAATCCCATCCAGAATTTCCGTACCAGCGACATTGGCATTTATGCGCAGGATGTCTGGAGGATCAGCCGGCGGCTCACCATGAACTTTGGTCTGCGCTACGAACATACCTACATTCCGCAGCCGTGGATGGTAAATCCGAACTACCCGCAGACGGGCATTATCCCCTCGCCGACCAATAACTTCGGGCCCCGTTTCGGCCTGACCTATATGATCAATGATAAAACCCTGATCCGCGCCGGCTATGGGCTTTTCTGGGCGCGCTTCCACGGAAACGGCCTGGAAAGCCTTCTGTTGGGCAACGGCACGTTCCAGCCGAACATCTATGTCTCTACTACCACTCCGGGCTCACCGGTTTTCCCGAACGTGTTTCCTCCTGGTACTACTGGATTGCCGTCCGGGACCGTGAACCTCCAATTCGCCTCGCCAGACTTTCACAATCCGTATACTCAGCAGGGGACCGTGGCGATTGAGCGCCAGCTCAGCCAAGATCTGGCACTCACGGTAAGTTACATCTGGAGCCGCGGCGTCGGCATCTGGACGCAGCGCGACGTCAACCTCGGGCAGCCGGGTCCGACGGTGACCTACATCATCAACGATGCCGGCGGCAGCCAGGTGGGCACATACACGACACCTGTCTACATCTCAGCGAATAAGGCCGATTCCCGGTACGGTAAGATCCTGCAGGTCGAGAACGGCGGCCAATCCTGGTATAACGGCATGACCGTTCAGCTGCGCAAGCGCATGTCGCACGGGCTGACCGGCAGCCTCTCCTACACGTGGTCGCACGCGATCGATGACGCCGATATGCAGGGCGCTTCCTGGAACATCGGGTGGAATTACAACAACGTCACGACACCCGGCAACTACATGGCGGACAGGGGCAGTTCCAGCCTGGACCAGCGCCATCGTGCCGTAATCAACTTGATGTGGCAACCCACGTTCACCCAGAGCAATTCAGCGTTCGCCCGCTACTTCGTGAATGGCTGGCAGTTTTCGGCAATTACGACTCTGGCCTCCGCACACCCCACCACAGCGACCGTCAACGTCAGTGGGACCCAGTTCACAGGCGTCTTTTTGACCTACACGACCATGAATGGTTCCGGCGGCTGGAACCGAGTGCCGTTTTGGCCCGTCAGCAGCCTGGACGTCGACCAATATTACCGCGCAGACGCGCGTCTGACCCGCGTACTTCCGTTTAACGAACGCGTCAAGTTGAACCTGATGTTCGAGGCCTTTAACTTGTCCAATACCATTACGAACACCGGCGTCAACACCCAAGCCTACACAGCGACCTTAGGCGTACTGAGGCCGACGGCTAACCTTGGCGTCGGCAACCAGTCGCAGGGCTTCCCGGACGGCACCAACGCCCGCCGTTGCCAGGTGAGCATGCGTCTGTTCTTCTAA
- a CDS encoding thymidine kinase, translating into MNFAKGNLGWIEVVCGPMFSGKSEELIRRLRRAEIARQRVQIFKPAIDQRYSDNHIVSHSELKIRSASVKDVTELEAALDLRTEVIGIDEGQFLGNELVDLVVRLADLGKRIIIAGLDTDYLGRPFHPMPELLAVADEITKTLAICMQCGNPAKHTQRLVASDELIVVGAGGLYEARCRRCFEPNLGKAKASTER; encoded by the coding sequence ATGAACTTTGCCAAGGGAAATCTTGGTTGGATCGAAGTTGTTTGCGGACCAATGTTTAGCGGCAAGAGCGAGGAACTGATCCGCAGGTTGCGCCGCGCCGAGATCGCGCGCCAGCGGGTGCAGATTTTCAAGCCTGCGATCGATCAACGATATTCTGATAACCACATCGTCTCGCACAGCGAACTGAAGATCCGCTCGGCGAGCGTCAAGGACGTCACGGAGCTCGAGGCTGCCCTGGATCTGCGCACGGAAGTCATCGGCATCGACGAAGGCCAGTTCCTCGGCAATGAGCTGGTGGATCTGGTTGTGCGGCTGGCAGACCTGGGCAAACGCATCATCATTGCCGGCTTGGATACCGACTACCTTGGCCGTCCCTTTCACCCCATGCCGGAACTGCTGGCAGTTGCGGATGAAATCACCAAGACCCTCGCCATTTGCATGCAGTGCGGAAATCCAGCGAAGCACACCCAACGCCTCGTGGCCAGCGACGAGCTGATTGTGGTGGGCGCCGGGGGACTGTACGAGGCACGCTGCCGCCGCTGTTTCGAACCCAACCTGGGCAAAGCCAAAGCAAGTACTGAGCGCTGA
- the udk gene encoding uridine kinase, translated as MAARAYLIGVAGPSCAGKTELSTNLAAQLPAAILPLDCYYVDLSDRLLEERIKFNFDEPGALDHDLFLRHVRALSNGREIERPVYDFATHTRTRNVELVKPRKFIVVEGLFVLYWQDVRSLFGTRVFVDLPDKLCLDRRIVRDVRERGRTPESVRRQFAETVQPMAELHVRPTKAFADLVIAGDNPIQQSVDAVMAHVRRTT; from the coding sequence ATGGCAGCCAGAGCTTATCTGATTGGGGTGGCAGGCCCATCCTGTGCAGGGAAAACCGAGCTCTCCACTAATCTGGCGGCACAGCTGCCTGCGGCTATCCTGCCCCTCGACTGCTATTACGTCGACCTCTCCGATCGCCTCCTGGAAGAGCGGATCAAATTCAACTTTGACGAACCGGGCGCGCTGGATCATGACCTGTTTCTGCGGCATGTCCGGGCGCTGAGCAACGGCAGAGAGATTGAGCGTCCCGTGTACGACTTTGCCACGCACACCCGAACCAGGAATGTGGAGCTCGTAAAGCCGCGCAAGTTTATTGTCGTGGAAGGGCTGTTCGTCCTTTATTGGCAGGATGTACGGTCATTGTTCGGCACCAGGGTGTTCGTGGATCTGCCGGATAAGCTCTGCCTCGACCGCAGGATTGTGCGTGATGTGCGCGAACGAGGGCGCACTCCTGAGTCGGTGCGCCGTCAGTTCGCCGAGACCGTCCAGCCCATGGCAGAGCTGCATGTGCGCCCGACCAAAGCCTTCGCGGACCTCGTAATCGCGGGAGACAACCCCATCCAGCAGTCCGTGGATGCGGTGATGGCCCACGTCCGCCGGACTACTTAG
- a CDS encoding purine-nucleoside phosphorylase yields MGKGGTNSEFAGAERAAQFVLSKTELRPEIALVLGSGLGAFADGMKEAVSIPFRDIPHYPRPSAAGHTGRLVIGNVGDVPIAVMQGRVHLYEGHSAKEVVFPMRVFGRMGVRAAVLTNAAGGVSRELKPGCLVVLQDHINMQGANPLIGPNDERLGVRFVDMTTAYCKDYREIALREGRRLNLDMFQGVYAALTGPSYETPAEIRYLRTIGADVVGMSTVAEVIAARHMNIKVLAISCVTNMAAGITNQLITHEEVLETGERIKGQFVSLLRAVIPYISDDLRNTGG; encoded by the coding sequence ATGGGCAAGGGCGGAACAAACTCCGAGTTTGCCGGTGCGGAGCGGGCGGCACAGTTTGTGCTCTCCAAAACCGAGCTGCGGCCCGAGATCGCCCTGGTCCTGGGCTCCGGGCTGGGCGCGTTCGCCGATGGCATGAAGGAGGCGGTGTCCATCCCATTCCGGGATATTCCCCACTACCCCCGGCCCAGCGCTGCGGGCCATACCGGACGGCTTGTGATCGGAAACGTCGGCGACGTGCCGATCGCCGTCATGCAGGGCCGCGTGCATCTCTACGAGGGCCACTCGGCGAAAGAAGTCGTTTTCCCGATGCGCGTGTTCGGGCGCATGGGGGTTCGGGCGGCCGTCCTGACCAACGCCGCCGGCGGGGTCTCTCGCGAGCTGAAGCCAGGCTGTCTGGTTGTGTTGCAGGACCACATCAATATGCAAGGGGCGAATCCGCTGATCGGCCCCAATGATGAGCGCCTGGGCGTGCGCTTCGTGGACATGACTACCGCCTACTGCAAGGATTACCGGGAGATTGCGCTCCGTGAAGGCAGGCGCCTCAATCTGGACATGTTCCAGGGCGTGTATGCCGCGCTGACCGGTCCCAGCTATGAGACTCCGGCCGAGATCAGATATTTGCGCACCATTGGCGCGGATGTGGTCGGCATGTCCACGGTGGCCGAAGTGATCGCGGCACGCCATATGAACATCAAGGTTCTTGCGATCTCGTGCGTTACCAACATGGCGGCCGGAATCACGAATCAGTTGATCACTCATGAAGAAGTCCTGGAGACCGGGGAGCGCATCAAGGGACAGTTCGTGTCTCTGCTCCGCGCCGTGATTCCGTATATTTCAGACGACCTGAGAAATACGGGAGGATAG
- a CDS encoding NupC/NupG family nucleoside CNT transporter, which yields MARLMGFVGLLTMMSLAYAFSTNRRAIRVKTVLWGLGLQFAFALLVLRLEAGRGAIQMAGEAVNRLLAYSFAGSEFVFGELGKNGGKFGMVFAFQVLTTIIFISAFFAVLYHFGIMQFVIRQFAKVMRLMGASGAESLNVAASIFMGQTEAPLSIRPFLPSCTKSELMTIMTAGMAHVSGGIMGAYILYGIEAKHLLAAVIMTAPGTILLAKMFVPETETPLTAAKSAPGAAAATGVDVDSVEMPRDTNTLGAISRGTTDGLHLALNVGAMLVSFLALIALTNGILGGVHSGLAKVGISWFPVSLQSIFGHLFAPVAFVIGVPWKDCVNVGNLLGTRMVINELVAFSQLGPMKTILDPRSFTIATFALCGFANFSSIGIQIGGIGALAPNKRDQLARLGFRAMLAGTMANLMSASIVGILMT from the coding sequence ATGGCCCGACTTATGGGATTTGTCGGTCTCCTGACGATGATGAGCCTCGCGTATGCCTTCTCGACCAACCGGCGCGCCATCCGGGTCAAGACTGTCCTTTGGGGACTCGGCCTGCAATTCGCCTTTGCCCTGCTGGTGCTCAGGTTGGAAGCGGGCCGAGGTGCGATCCAGATGGCCGGTGAAGCCGTCAACAGACTCCTGGCTTACTCGTTTGCCGGTTCTGAGTTTGTATTCGGCGAACTGGGCAAGAATGGCGGCAAATTCGGCATGGTTTTCGCCTTTCAGGTGCTGACGACGATCATCTTCATCTCCGCGTTCTTTGCCGTTCTCTACCATTTCGGCATCATGCAATTCGTGATCCGGCAATTCGCCAAGGTGATGCGGCTGATGGGCGCCAGTGGCGCCGAATCGCTCAACGTGGCCGCCAGCATCTTCATGGGTCAGACGGAGGCTCCGCTTTCGATTCGTCCGTTCCTGCCCAGCTGCACGAAATCCGAGTTGATGACCATCATGACGGCGGGCATGGCGCATGTTTCCGGAGGCATCATGGGCGCCTACATTCTCTATGGTATCGAGGCCAAGCACCTCCTTGCGGCCGTCATCATGACCGCGCCCGGCACGATCCTGCTGGCCAAAATGTTCGTCCCGGAGACCGAGACCCCGCTGACCGCGGCCAAGAGCGCTCCCGGGGCCGCCGCTGCGACCGGGGTGGACGTCGACTCGGTTGAGATGCCCAGGGATACCAATACGCTGGGAGCTATTTCGCGCGGCACGACCGACGGCCTGCATCTGGCGTTAAACGTGGGCGCCATGCTGGTCTCGTTTCTCGCGCTGATCGCACTGACGAACGGCATTCTCGGCGGTGTTCACAGCGGCCTCGCCAAGGTCGGTATCTCCTGGTTCCCGGTGTCGCTGCAATCCATCTTCGGCCACCTGTTCGCGCCCGTGGCCTTCGTAATCGGCGTGCCGTGGAAGGACTGCGTCAATGTCGGCAACCTGCTGGGCACGCGCATGGTGATCAACGAGCTCGTGGCGTTCTCCCAGCTCGGGCCGATGAAGACCATCCTCGACCCGCGCTCGTTTACGATTGCAACATTCGCGCTGTGCGGATTTGCTAACTTCAGTTCCATCGGGATTCAAATCGGCGGCATCGGAGCGCTGGCGCCCAATAAGCGCGACCAACTGGCACGCCTTGGATTTCGCGCCATGCTGGCCGGAACTATGGCCAACCTGATGTCGGCTTCGATCGTGGGAATCCTGATGACGTAG
- a CDS encoding thymidine phosphorylase, which yields MRPVDIIRKKRDGAELTREEINFLVSGYTRDEIPDYQISAWLMAVVLRGMSRAELAALTEVMLCSGRILDLSSLPGCKVDKHSTGGVGDKTSLVIAPVVAAAGLLVPMISGRGLGHTGGTLDKLESIPGFNVNLSLADFQRVLGKCGCVLIGQTPEIAPADKKLYALRDVTGTVDSPYLICASIMSKKLAEGIDALVLDVKTGSGAFMKKTEDAAALAELMVETGRRMGKKTVALITDMDQPLGQAVGNALEVAECIDVLRGSGPADLRALCLELAGWMLYLGQRTVTVDEGKRLAGGIIANGRGLEKFREIIRLQGGDPEVLDDPKRLPQSRHKVELVSPCAGRVTAIACEQVGIAGVVLGGGREKKEDLIDPAVGMVLHKKVGDVVAAGEPLLTVHYNSDARLPEARALVEQAYRVTQDARHVPRPLVRQVIGG from the coding sequence AATCCGGAAAAAGCGCGACGGGGCCGAGCTGACCCGAGAAGAGATCAACTTCCTGGTTTCGGGTTACACCCGCGATGAAATTCCCGACTATCAGATTTCCGCATGGTTGATGGCCGTCGTTCTCCGCGGGATGAGTCGTGCCGAATTGGCAGCTCTCACGGAGGTCATGCTGTGCTCCGGCAGAATCCTGGATCTTTCATCGCTGCCGGGCTGCAAAGTGGACAAGCACTCGACTGGAGGGGTGGGCGACAAAACCTCGCTCGTCATCGCGCCGGTGGTTGCTGCGGCCGGGCTGCTTGTGCCCATGATTAGTGGGCGCGGTCTGGGCCACACGGGCGGAACGCTGGACAAGCTCGAATCCATCCCCGGCTTTAATGTGAATCTCTCCCTGGCGGATTTCCAGCGTGTGCTGGGCAAATGCGGGTGCGTGCTGATAGGCCAGACGCCGGAGATCGCTCCCGCCGACAAAAAACTGTATGCGTTGCGCGACGTGACGGGCACGGTCGACAGCCCTTATCTGATCTGCGCCTCGATCATGAGCAAGAAGCTGGCCGAAGGTATTGATGCCCTCGTGCTGGACGTCAAGACCGGTTCCGGCGCATTCATGAAGAAAACCGAGGACGCCGCGGCGCTCGCCGAACTGATGGTCGAAACCGGCCGGCGCATGGGCAAGAAGACGGTCGCGCTGATAACGGACATGGATCAGCCGCTGGGGCAGGCGGTCGGGAACGCGCTCGAAGTCGCCGAGTGCATCGACGTTCTGCGCGGCTCCGGTCCGGCCGATTTGCGCGCCCTGTGCCTTGAGCTCGCCGGATGGATGCTCTACCTGGGTCAGCGGACGGTCACCGTGGATGAAGGCAAACGCCTCGCCGGGGGAATAATCGCCAACGGCCGGGGATTGGAAAAATTCCGCGAAATTATCAGGCTGCAAGGAGGCGATCCGGAGGTGCTGGACGACCCCAAGCGACTGCCGCAGTCGCGGCACAAGGTGGAGCTGGTCAGTCCATGCGCCGGCCGGGTTACCGCAATCGCCTGCGAGCAGGTGGGTATTGCCGGCGTCGTGCTGGGCGGCGGCCGCGAAAAGAAAGAGGATTTGATCGATCCTGCGGTCGGTATGGTGCTTCACAAAAAAGTTGGAGACGTGGTTGCGGCGGGCGAACCGCTGCTCACGGTGCATTACAACTCCGATGCGCGGCTGCCCGAAGCCCGCGCCTTGGTGGAGCAGGCCTATCGTGTGACACAAGACGCAAGGCATGTGCCGCGGCCGCTCGTGAGACAGGTTATCGGGGGATAA